The Gemmatimonadales bacterium genome window below encodes:
- a CDS encoding diguanylate cyclase yields MNFAIDPERCVACLACVRVCPTDAIVITAGEPRPLLQVDDEACIRCGDCLPSCPHDAVTVSGEVGRALAIAAQGGGVLILSPESAAHFYPATPEQVVNACYAAGFRTVTRGVIGDELVAAEYLRLWGEEDWGTLIRSTDPVVVETVRTRYPELVPYLAPVTMPAVAEARYLRALQGPGLRIVYAGVPLPAGSADLDATITFHDLEELLGVRGVSPAAQPPYFHRVPEERRRHLSAAGGLPLALLEEARQSSRRFLKLRGLAALPALARAVAVDRLDLGFVDLLSREGALDHPLSGPEDELFWRRALVASTEPPRSRSPVVDTGVVASVGAAFDIKPRPRLPDPEAVAAVLDQIGLGPNGRPWDCGACGYTTCQRFAEAAVVGRATLRQCTPYQERRAEEAQQAAAVDQLTGLSTYRVLRDRLAFEVERSKRSSEGFAVLFLDLDRFKSVNDQYGHECGNEVLRSVADEIRHAVRASDVAARYGGDEFVVILTRTDLEGGARVAEALRAGIEGVGRRLGYPPGLITVSVGLAEFDPRQPTDGDLLVTADRALYRAKSAGRNAVA; encoded by the coding sequence GTGAATTTCGCGATTGATCCGGAGCGGTGCGTCGCGTGTCTCGCGTGTGTGCGGGTCTGCCCGACCGATGCAATCGTTATCACCGCGGGCGAGCCCCGGCCGCTGTTGCAGGTCGACGACGAGGCATGCATCCGCTGCGGCGACTGTCTGCCGTCGTGTCCCCATGATGCCGTGACGGTGAGCGGCGAGGTTGGGCGGGCGCTCGCGATCGCAGCACAGGGCGGCGGAGTCCTCATTCTCAGTCCCGAATCGGCGGCCCACTTCTATCCGGCGACACCGGAGCAGGTGGTGAACGCGTGTTATGCGGCGGGTTTCCGCACGGTAACGCGGGGCGTGATCGGCGACGAGCTGGTCGCGGCGGAGTATCTGAGGCTCTGGGGGGAGGAAGATTGGGGCACGCTGATCAGGTCCACCGATCCCGTGGTGGTCGAGACCGTGCGCACCCGGTATCCCGAGCTCGTTCCCTATCTTGCGCCGGTGACGATGCCCGCCGTGGCGGAGGCGCGCTACCTGCGCGCGCTCCAGGGCCCCGGGCTCAGGATCGTGTACGCCGGGGTTCCGCTGCCCGCTGGCAGCGCCGATCTCGATGCGACCATCACCTTTCATGATCTCGAGGAGCTGCTTGGCGTGCGCGGGGTATCGCCCGCGGCGCAGCCGCCCTATTTCCACCGGGTGCCCGAAGAGCGCCGCCGCCACCTGAGCGCCGCGGGCGGCCTGCCGCTCGCGTTGCTCGAGGAGGCGCGGCAGTCGAGCCGCCGTTTCCTCAAGCTGCGTGGGCTCGCGGCGCTCCCGGCGCTGGCCCGGGCGGTGGCGGTCGACCGGCTCGATCTCGGTTTCGTAGACCTGCTCTCGCGCGAGGGCGCGCTCGACCATCCGCTCTCGGGGCCCGAGGACGAGTTGTTCTGGCGCCGCGCGCTCGTGGCAAGCACGGAGCCGCCGCGGAGCCGCTCGCCGGTGGTGGACACGGGGGTGGTCGCCAGCGTTGGCGCCGCGTTCGACATCAAGCCGCGGCCGCGCCTGCCGGACCCGGAGGCGGTGGCGGCGGTGCTCGACCAGATCGGCCTCGGGCCCAACGGCCGGCCGTGGGATTGCGGCGCGTGCGGCTACACCACCTGCCAGCGATTCGCCGAGGCGGCGGTGGTGGGCCGGGCGACGCTCCGGCAGTGCACGCCGTACCAGGAGCGCCGCGCGGAGGAGGCCCAGCAGGCGGCCGCGGTGGACCAGCTCACCGGGCTCTCGACCTATCGCGTGCTCAGGGATCGCCTGGCGTTCGAGGTCGAGCGGAGCAAGCGCAGCAGCGAAGGCTTCGCGGTGCTCTTCCTCGATCTCGACCGGTTCAAGTCGGTGAACGATCAATACGGCCACGAGTGCGGCAACGAGGTCCTGCGTTCGGTGGCCGACGAAATCCGCCATGCGGTGCGCGCGTCGGACGTGGCCGCGCGCTACGGCGGCGACGAGTTCGTGGTGATCCTCACGCGGACCGATCTCGAGGGCGGCGCGCGGGTGGCCGAAGCGCTCCGCGCCGGCATCGAGGGCGTGGGCCGGCGGCTCGGCTATCCGCCGGGGCTCATCACCGTGAGCGTCGGGCTCGCGGAGTTCGATCCGCGGCAGCCCACGGACGGCGATCTCCTGGTAACGGCCGACCGCGCGCTCTACCGGGCCAAGTCGGCGGGCCGGAACGCGGTGGCGTGA